In a genomic window of Vulpes vulpes isolate BD-2025 chromosome 6, VulVul3, whole genome shotgun sequence:
- the LOC140599308 gene encoding large ribosomal subunit protein eL39-like, with protein sequence MWLTVIAMSSHKTFRIKQFLAKKQKQNRPIPQWIQMKTGNKIRYNSKRRHWRRTKLGL encoded by the coding sequence ATGTGGTTGACTGTGATCGCCATGTCTTCTCACAAGACTTTCAGAATCAAGCAATTCctggccaagaaacaaaagcagaatcgtCCTATTCCCCAGTGGATTCAGatgaaaactggtaataaaatcagGTACAACTCCAAGAGGAGGCACTGGAGAAGAACCAAGCTGGGTCTATGA